ACTGCTTCACCGGACGACGCGAAGCATCCGGCTGAGCGAAGCGGGGCAACGTTATGCCGCCTCGTGTCGGCGCATCCTCGCCGAACTCGAGGAAGCCGACCTGCTCGCGGGCGGCGAACGTTCGGCGCCGCGTGGGATGCTGACGCTGTCGGCGCCACCGATCAGCGGCGAAGAGGTGCTGCGTCCGATCCTCGACGAATTTCTGGGAGCCTATCCGCTGGTTTCGGCGCGCCTGATGCTCGTGGACCGGTCGGTAAATCTGGTCGACGAAGGCGTCGATGTCGCGCTGCGCGTCGGGCAGCTTCCGGACTCTTCACTCGTCGCGACGCGCGTCGGCGAGGGGGTACGACGCGTGATCGTCGCGTCGCCGCGATATCTGAGCGAGCATCCGCCGATCGAAGAGCCTGCCGATATCGCGGGGCACCAGATCGTCTCGCTGACGCATTTCGGGATCGAGGCGTGGGGCTTCGGCAGCGGACCGGCGGCGCGTACCGTCCATTTTACGCCGCGGCTGGTCGTGAACACGGTGCGCGCGGCTGTCGGCTCGGCGGTGGGTGGGCGCGGGCTGACACGCGTCTACTCCTATCATGTCGCGCGCGAGGTGAAGGAGGGGCTGCTCACGATCGTTCTGGCCGAAGCCGAGCCGGAACCGCAGCCAGTACATCTGCTCGCGCCCGGCGGACGGATGGCCGTGCCCAAGGTCCGCGCCTTCGTCGACTTCGCGACCCCGCGGCTTCGTGCCGCCTTCGCAAGACTCGCGATCGACGCGCGCGAGCTCTAGTTACATCATTATCCCGATACGCGGGAGAATGTCTTCCGCTGAAGATCAATTATCTCGGCATTGCGCCTGACCTACGTTGCTCCCGTCGGCGCATGGCGCGCCACACGGGCGAGCTTTCCCGTCCCGTCCTCCCATAAGCAAAGGTTCAATGTCATGAGCAATGCACAGAAAGTCGCCGTCGTTACCGGCGCATCGCAGGGTATCGGCGCCGCACTCGTCGACGCCTATCTCGACCGTGGGTATCGCGTCGTAGCGACCTCGCGTTCGATCCAGCCATCGAGCAATCCCGACATGCTGGCGATCGCGGGCGATATCGGAGACCCCGAAACCGGCCCGCGCGTGATCGCCGCCGCGCTCGAACATTTTGGCCGCGTCGACACGCTGGTCAACAACGCCGGCATCTTCGTCGCGAGCCCCTTCACCGGCTATAGCGCCGATCAATATGCCGGCGTCGTATCGACCAACCTCAACGGCTTTTTCTACATCACGCAGGCCGCGGTTGCGGCGATGGAAGCGGTCGGGGGCGGGCATGTCGTCAGCATCACGACCAGCCTTGTCGATCATGCCAATTCGAACGTCC
This sequence is a window from Sphingopyxis sp. USTB-05. Protein-coding genes within it:
- a CDS encoding LysR family transcriptional regulator, with the translated sequence MDRIDLMNIFITAVDEGSLVGAARRLRRSPTAISRAIASLEGHLGVELLHRTTRSIRLSEAGQRYAASCRRILAELEEADLLAGGERSAPRGMLTLSAPPISGEEVLRPILDEFLGAYPLVSARLMLVDRSVNLVDEGVDVALRVGQLPDSSLVATRVGEGVRRVIVASPRYLSEHPPIEEPADIAGHQIVSLTHFGIEAWGFGSGPAARTVHFTPRLVVNTVRAAVGSAVGGRGLTRVYSYHVAREVKEGLLTIVLAEAEPEPQPVHLLAPGGRMAVPKVRAFVDFATPRLRAAFARLAIDAREL
- a CDS encoding SDR family NAD(P)-dependent oxidoreductase, encoding MSNAQKVAVVTGASQGIGAALVDAYLDRGYRVVATSRSIQPSSNPDMLAIAGDIGDPETGPRVIAAALEHFGRVDTLVNNAGIFVASPFTGYSADQYAGVVSTNLNGFFYITQAAVAAMEAVGGGHVVSITTSLVDHANSNVPSVLASLSKGGINAATRSLAIEYAKRGIRVNAVSPGIIKTPMHAPETHEFLSALHPVGHMGETSDIVDAVLFLENAAFVTGEILHVDGGQSAGH